Genomic window (Oenanthe melanoleuca isolate GR-GAL-2019-014 chromosome 1A, OMel1.0, whole genome shotgun sequence):
GGGAGGGATGTACCTAAGCCTGGTCAGGCATAGAAGCTTGTGAGAGGAGCAAGCCATTGGCACTAGTCATGTCTAGGCTTCAGCCTGTGCAGAAGTTAGAGAGAAAGATCACTTCAGCTACTGAGAACAAGcaaaaaggaagaggaataaTTTGTGAATTAGAGTAATATGTAAAGCTTTAGGAGTCAAAGAGCTACCTGCAGCATTTCAGGAAAGCACAAGGATCTCTTATCTCTAATCCCTACAATGATGTAGCTACCACCCAAAGGCCTACTGGCAGCAGAAGAgccattaaaaacaaagcatCAAAACTGGAGCATATTTGAACAGTTTGAAAAGACATTTTGTAATTCTCTGACTCGACTTGCCACCTTTGACCGTGGTTTCTTGTTGAATCTGGTATATCTTGTACATTAGTGAAAAAGGAGCAACTGATTTTACTTGCAATATGCAGCTATTTAAAAAACTGGGAAGGGAGGGCAATTTCTAACATGCCATCTGTGTTTTATTGGTTTCTTGTAGAAAGACCTCAAGCACCATCCCAGGTACAGCTGATCAGAGCTACAACCAACTCTTTTCAGTTGAAGTGGGATGAAGTACCTACAGTTGAAGGATATCTTCTTCAATTACATGCTGACCCACCAGTGCCACCGGTGGCTGGAATTCCTGGTACTGGCATTCCTGAAACATCAGTGTTGAGTTCACAAGGTAGCAGCCAGATCACATTACAGTAATGTTTGTGCACAGGCAGACTGGAGGGTTGCATAAGTAATAAATAcgagtttgttttttaaagaaccATTCTGTGAGAGGGAGACCCTGTTTCTTTGGTTATTCTCCAAATGCTTGCATCATAATTATGGAAAATTCCCCTTTGACTTGTTTCTGTTGGTTTTGGCCAGCTGTCTCTGAATTATGAAGATATTTGTAGAATGCTGGGCACAAGTTGAGAAATGAAACAGTGAAGAAGGAATTTTTATCTGACTGGCCATATACAGTTTCATATCAGACTTACAACAAAGTTTTCTTTCAGGCAGCTTTGGCCTCCCTCTTTCTCACTGAAATAGGTTAAAACCATAATTTTAGGTTTTATATAATTGATGggaatttgcttttgtttactTGCAAGGTGGCTGTTCTCTCCGTCAGAGCCCACAATCATTGCCTAGCGTCCCTTATCCAGAAATGAAGGTGGATCATCCCAGCCAAACAAATAATCTCATTCCTAATAATGTAAGTGTAAACTGAAAAATGCTTCAGTGTCAAAACAGTGTGGGAAGGTATTGAACTGCCAGAAGTTTCACAGTTTTAAAACTCCCTGCAAACTTTTTAGATCTtagaaaaaatccccaaataaaacaaaaagacacCTGCTAAAGTAGTtgtctgctttttgtttttattaatgagAGACAATCTTTCACGTCTTCTTGTTAATGCGGAACGGAATTGCAACTGTGTTGTCTTCCACAGTGCCAACTGGGAGCCTGACCCCAGTAGGAATACTATTCATCCTCAAAATGTTGGTGACATTAATGTGGGAAGCAAAAAGAATAAGGCATATTCCCTCTTTGTTAGTCTAGTTTAGTTTTATGCTAGTCTGCTTAGTTGTAAATTCCTACAGCAGGTTAAATCCAGTTATAATCTGTCTGGTGTGCAGTTATACACATTCCTCTGTTTTACTAATTTAACAAAAATAGTGAGGATAAACTCTGGCTGAAGGATCTCATTTTTAGAACTTTGGACCTTTTCTTAGTTGTGTAAAGTCTTAGATCTGTATGGGATTCCTAATGTATTTCTGGAGAAAAGATGTGCAGATATACTATTAATTTCACTCAGAGTAGGACTATCTCAAGtacatttcaggaaaacaaaggtTGAAAAAGCCTCTGTAATTGTGATTTTCCCCATGCCCCAAAGTCCCCCTAGTAGACTAAATATACACAACCATGAAATTCCATTTAGATAAAATTTAATGTGACTCTTCCAAGTCAACTCAGTGTTTGAGTCTTTGTTTTATGACTAAAGTAAAGGTTGAGAGATTGATTTCTTGGTCTAATTTAAAGTATAGGGGGAATTGTTGGAGGAGTTTATATTATTGTTTATGAGCAAGCGTCTTCGTGCTATGTTTGCAATTGAAATTTCTGAACTTTGCAGTTTAACATTAACAAATGTGTTGTTTTGGTTAGGTCCAAGTTGCCCTTTCATCCAGTTCAAAAgtagaaggaaaagaaaagattgCAGCACCTGAAAACAAGGTTACACAGGAGACTATGAAAAACCATGCAGATGCCACAGGATTCAGAGAATCAAATGCCCCTTCTCATTTGCCTGTTTGTACTTCAAGTAAGATgactatagaaaaaaaatttagaagcGAGAGCTAAAATTCATCTCAAAACCATAAAATAAGATCGTTTCTGtcttgtaatttaaaattatttaagggTCCTTTATAAAAACCCAACTTGTGTTAGTTATTACTGAACGTCTTTTCAGAAAATACGAAGAAAATTGAAATCTTAACTTGTTTGAAGTGTTGCAAGGTACACTAAATTCTTGATATATTCATAATTATGATGGcaaatctgtttatttaaacataaataGCCATTTTTAGCATCAAGTAAACAGGGACAGATGACATTTTACAACATTATGGTGATAGTAACTCAAACTGACACTTTGTCTGTTAACAGTGAAAAGCTAATGGATGATGTAAAATTTCAGGCAATGTAGAGACAAGCATGTTTCTCTCTGACTGTGGAGGACTTAAAAGATGACAAGGCTCTGATTAATGCATTTCACTGAAGTGCCTTAAGTTCAGTGCAGTGAATCCAGGCTTAATCACCTGATCTGTTTATATTTGACTTCTGTGTATTTTATAGGtagttgtatttttattttcttcacgGTGTAATTTACTTAGATATGAAAATTGTGGTTCTTACTGCTAAGTGAGAAAAAGACTTCTACAGGGGTTAATCTTAAATTGATTGTTACAAATCTGTGATACTGATTTGTGTGGATGCTTTATTTTAgtagggttttttccccaaattaatttttttgtgacCGAATACATAAAAACCAGCAAGCTTAAAATAACTGTTTACATACTGTTTATGACTGTGGAGATAGACTTCTGTTCAGTCATAAACCTAAATTAAGCATTAGCAATCAATATAATCAGATCTGTTCTAACCTAATTCTGAGCTAAACTCAGGCTTTATATGAAACTAAGTCCATTAGACCAAGTTGAGATTTGTTGTGTTATCAATACTGAATTCTTGCTAATactgtgtcttttttttaaaggtgctCAGACATCAGCAAATGTAGGTGAATTACATGACTTGGACAAACAAAGTGTAAATCCTGATCCTTCTGTATCCAGTACTGTCTCCAGCACACAAACTATGGTAACCCAGCAGGCTGTTAAAACTGAATCATCAAGTACAAATGGGGCAGTTGTTAAAGATGAAACTTCACTAACAACATTCAATTCAAAATCTGAAGGTTTGAAATGTGTTTCACATACTGTATTTTGAGCCATATATTTCTAAGGCCGTCAGAGTTCTTCTAATGTGGTGGGATTCCTGTCTTGAGTAGTACCTGGGATGTAGCTAGGATTTTGGGCATTGAAAACCTTGTGCAGCCTGGATGATCTCTGCTAGTATTTATACATCTTTTAAAATCAGGGTATTCTTCTGTGCATTTGTAAGTCATCATGTTTCTTGTAAGTGAAAAGGCCTTCAAAATCTTCATTTATGCAGAGGTCCATTTTCTAAATATCAGTGGTAGCCTGTTTTTGGAGCTTGTTGTACATTTGCATTCATTCAGTGCTTGTCTATTTAGTCAGCAAAAGGCTAAAATAGTAACCTTAGATGATTCTGATTTTAAGCAACTGACCTCTGTAATAAATATGGCCAGTTAATGTGGCCACCTCACTGCTGGTCTAATGTGTTGGCCTCTTCAAAGTCTGCTGGAAATACCCAAAATAAGCAGCAATGCAGAATATAAATGGGTAGTTTTTCAAGTTTTGTTTTTGACAAGTATCAGCAGGCTTTGCTTGTTACTGTTTTGAGTGTTAACTCAAGAACTGTATTCTCATATTGATGATGTGTGTATAGTGTGATTTTTAGCAAGCagtattgtattttaaaagcaaaacccagGAACACAAGCATAGAATACTAATACCCCATGTGTTACTCATGTgcttaatcttttttttcttttaagtttccattttaaatttaatgaaTGCTCAGTTCCCATTTGTTAGGATTGTTTACAGTTTAAGAGGTTATGTTCAGAATTCAGACTATTGATGTCAGAAACAATGCAATCAAATTAGGAATTTGCACTTAGACTATTCATACAATGTCCCCAGTATGTGCCTCAATCTGGTATTTAGTCTATTTGTTCACAAATAGTCTATATTGATTTCATAATCCAGTCACTTTTTAGGATTTTCTGAGTCCTGCCTTCTGTTTGTATTATCTGTAGCAGCCTCCAATGCCAGACTCTTAGAATTGTTCTGTGAATATGACAGAAGCCAAAATTAGTTTATGTTATAAATAGAACTGCATGCAAAAGAAGTCTAAGACATTCTTGTGCAACAAATACTTATAAATGGCTATTGAAGTAAACTTTCATACTCTGGTGggttttgtattatttttttttttctattgcttAAGTtgttaacattttatttttgcttttagctGCTGAAACTGCTTATGTCATGCCTTCAACAAGGGTCAATACTGGACAGACAAATGATTCACAATCTTCTGTAAGTCTGAAAAAGTGTAATGAAATTGCTTTACCTATTGTTCTGCTGATTAGTTTTAAGggctctgttttcctttaattatatttctgaaataaaagtatGTTTTGAGCTTGGAGTGAATAATACAGGGGTGAACATTTCTGTTGTAAAACTAATTGCATTGTGTGGGTTAGATGTGAGTCTAAAGTGGTTGTGTAGTTGGGAGGAGATCCAAGTACATGTTTCAGCTGTTGAATCATTTTTATCAACTGGCACAGTGGAATGGGCTCTGCTGCACGATGTGCAAatgtaaaaagcttttctgtatGCACAACTGAGTTTAAAGTGAAGTATGTATTAGATCAGACTAGTGTTAGCTGCTGATTCTATAGATTTGAAACATAACTTAACTGACATCTTGATGTTTTTCCCTAGAGGAGATGGGGACTGACTATGCAAGCTGTAAATACTGCCTGAAAAAGTAAATGCTTCCTATTTCACCTGCTTACAACTTAATACACAAACCCAAGGTGCCACTGTTGCCACCAAAAGTGAGGAACTAAGGATGGGGAGAAGCAGCTGCTAATAAAGGGTTGGGGTGCTTTTgccaagagcagctgcagctcctgccccatttctgtgctagcaggaTCATGGCCCGTCTGTGCTGGGCACCTGCCTGTGCAAGTGCCCTCCCAGGTGCCTGGAGACCAGCAAGAAAGCCAGTTTGTATTTCTGGGTCAGTCAGTTTGCCCTCCATCCCCATGGCCCCACACCACAGCAGAGGGCTGTTCTCAGCTGCAGGCGAGTTCCGCAGTGCCTGACAAGGAGCACGTGTGGGGCTGAGGTACAGCTGAGCCCCGGGGGAGCTGCCCATGTTGGACCACCTTAGGAAACCTCTTGACCACTGAGAGAAATTAACTCACAACTACATGCTGCTGCAGACACCTAGTTCTACAGCTTTAAGCTTCTTCCCCCTTTCAGAATATCAGATGCGACATCCCAgctgttgctttttaaatgacAGACCGTGTCTGAGTAAATGTATAACAGCCAGTTGGTTTTGCACAGTATTTTGATAATATATGCATATTCATTTGAAGCATAAGAAAGTAACACTGGTGTGCAAGGGGGCTGTCTCCTACATATGCTAGAGCcttgacatttttttccatggcatTGAAGTGTGGGTAATCTACATGACGTGTTCTTCAAATACTAGAGAGCTCCCCAGAGGGCGCCGGTGAAAACCAGGGACCGCCGGTGGTATGATGTGGGAATTTTTAAGAACAACAGTGCTGTGGTGAGCCAGTTCTACTTGCTGCCAGAGGAAACAATGAACATCAATAGCAAGgtagctgctgcttctctgatGTAACTTGCAAGTACCTGTTTCAGAATCTGTTGCTTATATAGTTCACAACAAAATATGAGATTTTCCGATACTGCACCAGAACCTGGTGCTCatataaattttgtattttatgacCAGCAGTTCCTCATGTGTTTTTCTCACCTCTTTTTACTGTTTCCTAAGCTAGATaaactttcttttgttttttatgtatGATAATGCAAAATATCTTATTTTGCTATTGCTAATTCTCTTCTTATTTCTTGCTTTAGGAAACAATTTTAGGCTTTCTAAACTTTCAAGCCAGTAAAATTCTTAAAAACTGTAAACCCCACAATTTCTTAATATGTTATTTCAGTCCAACATTGAAATGTTGCAGTTTCTTCTCTGTTCCCAAAATCTTTGCATAAAAATTGTTAAAGATACTAATAAGACATAGGCCAGGctgtttaaaaatactgatCTGGAACTGTAGTGGTTTTTGTATTTGATCATTCTAACTTAAAGTTTGGTACATGTAAGTTGATACATGAAAACTATGAGTGTgaaacttataaaagtgtaataGTTTTGATGGTAAAAGTGTAAATTGGTGATGTCCTGGTTGACTAGAAACAAAAATTGTGTCTTCTtgagacagaaacaaaatacCAGAAACCTTTCTTTGAAAGCTTTTCACTATAAATATTCTGTGTCTTAGTTTTAatgagcacagcacagtggtTACATTGATTGTGGTTCTTTCACATAATTCAGTAGGAAAATAGTTATACTGTAAGGATCAGTGATGCATCAATGCATATTTTAACCATGGAAGTATGGTAGCACATAATGTTTCAGAAAGCTGTATGCTACTAATTTACAGtgcttttccttaaaaacattttaatctcCTACACATTGAACTGCAGCTCCAAATGTTAGGAATaactgcttttgaaataaaaatgtcttttttagGACAGAAGATTATGTTAACTAAATTAAAACTTATGTAGTTGTAAATTCTACTTGGTTTTAACTTTCCCCAGTAAAAATAACCACAAGGTGGAGTTAAATTTTAATGACTGAAAAAATGGGATATCTTTTGGTCTAGAGATGTAGTTTCACATTTTATCTTAGATCAGCTGTTTAGAGGTGAGATACTGTGTCAGTCAGAACCTTTTCATAAATTCTGATGTAAGTGCACCAGTATTAAATAGATTTCCGTTACAATTAAACTTAATTAATCTCAGCTTAACACTTTATACTTTTTTAGGCGAATTgtgtttataatattttaaaaattaacacaaatgttgctttattttcagaCAGAAGGTGCCGATGTGCCAGACTACAGATTACTTAAGAAACAGGATCTGTTTCCAGGCACAGTGTACAGGTTCAGAGTTGCTGCAATTAATGGCTGTGGTATTGGGCCTTTCAGTAAAATCAGTGAATTCAAGACATGCATTCCAGGTTTTCCTGGAGCTCCTTCAACAGTCAAAATCACCAAGGTGAGAAATATAGCTAATTCTCATTCTGATGTGTAAAATTCTGGTTGCTGGTGTAATTTCAGAACTCTTGGTTATAGTTGGTATGTTGTTGGGGttatttttaagttaaaattGTCATATAAAATAGTGTCCAATGCTTACTTGGTGAACTCTGCTCAATATAATATTCTTTAAGAAATTTGCtaaaaggaattatttaaaGAGTTAGTGATCATGTTAGCAGATATACATTCGATCGTCTGATAGTTTCCCCATGATTTTCTAGTCTTGCATCATTAAATCTAGAAGGGTTTACCACACTTCTTAAAAAAGAGTCAAAAGACATCCTTATCTCCAGAGTCGTGATGATAGGTTAGAATTTtcaaataatctttaaaatttgGGGGGGGAGGGTGGGTTAtattgtttatatatttatggtTGGCTACATACtatcatatttttctctctttcttcagAGTGTAGACTGTATTCATCTTTCTTGGGAGCCTCCTGCTTCACCctctggaaatattttagaatacTCTGCCTACTTAGCCATCCGTTCCACACAATTACAGGAAAATCCAAGTCAACTTGTATTTATGAGGATATACTGTGGTCTTAAAACCTCCTGTATAGTGACTGCTGCCCAGCTTTCCAATGCCCACGTGGATTACAGCTCCCGGCCTGCCATAGTGTTCAGGATTTCTGCCAAGAACGAGAGAGGCTACGGCCCGGCCACGCAGGTTCGGTGGCTCCAAGGTAAAGTCACTGTCACACACGGCATTTGagtggagcaggagctgtgcattTCTtccagaaccagcacagcactgcatgTTGACACAGACTCAGTACATTACTTTTTGAAATACTATTTTGTTCCTTATGGGAGTTTTATGTAATTCTAGTTGTTGCTTCTGACTTCCCTCAAATTCAATTCAGCTCAGAAGTTTTTCAGTCTAATAAGAAGTAATCCAGTTATGTGCATATGTATGTGACATACAGTGTAATCAGggtttttctcattcttttcaCCCtcctaaatggaaaaaaaaaattctgtcaagCAAGGTAAGGTGCATTTTTTTGATGCATATACACTTTGAAATCTGTGTTACAGCCAGAAGAGGTTTTCTCATCTTGTTCCTGGGCTTGAACTTGTACAGGCTCGTGATGGTTTGGGGATGGTAATGGatccactgaaaataaaattagtgtTAGCCTGGTCAATCCTGGGTTGCCTTATAAGTAAACCAGTCTGGGGTCTCAAGCTTCTGATCCCgctccttccctttcctggcttagctttgctgggagctggcttTGCTCAGCTTGAggagctgtgggcacagaggaAGGTAGGAAGGGCAGAGTGCCTGCTCCCTcgggcagcagggagctgaggtgTGAGGGTAGCTGACCTCAGTCAGTGGGCTGGGACCCACCTGTTCACTGCTCCACTGCATGAGTTTTAATATGTGCTTTTCTCAGATGGGGAGTAACAATGGAGAAGTTGTCTCCAGTGATGTTCAGTATTTCAATGCTGGTTTAACCCTTTAATTGGCAGGGGTTTTGACTATGATCTAAATCCTAGAACTCTGAAACAGTGtttgtttgaaaatgtttgACTGTGTACACCATGTGAAATTATGAAACATTTAATAATGTATTCTTCTTTTTGCAGATATGAAAACATCAGGCTCAAAGTAGAAACGACTTAATAAATCTGAAGTTTCGAATGTAGTGTTTAATGTAACTCTTGTACTATTTGTAAAtgctacaaatattttatttttgcattgtttttatcttaaaatataTAACCTTTTTTACGTTTGACACATCAGCGTTATAGAGCCTTGCTCAGGTATGAGTATCATATAGAAAATATATCAGAGATGGTGGGGTGGAGGATCACACTCTATCCAGCAGCTCTTTTTGGTAGTGATATGTTCAAATGTAAAGAACATTGagtttcaaattaaaaatgaataaaagaatTGGCACAAGTAGTAGTATTTGAGGTAGAGTCCCTGTGATTGCTACAGATCTTGCATAGATAATTCATAAGATTTGGGATATGAGCAAAATCTATTTAGTTTTGGTTCCCAATACCACATTCTTCATTGTGGTGCCTGAGTCCAAGGCAAAAATTTCCAGTTGTTAGATAGTAacttaaaatgtataaatattttaatatatactttttttgtaaagaaatgaTTTTTTCTACTATTTGTAACAAATATCTTGAAAGATATCCcctgaaaatttaaaaggaaaaagataaacTTATCCATTGCTCTTATTACAAAAAACGTAAATTCATTGTAAATGCACTACTATTACTTAAAATTATCCTTTTGTAGTTGTACAAATCTTAAACTTGTAAATACCAGTGTTTACAAGAGACCTTTCTGGTCTTCTATTAAAACTTCCATGAGAttcattctccttttttttttttttttttttttttttaaatccatatGCTTTGCTTTTAGCATATGCTTGCTTTTTGCACTAATAATAACTTACCTCATTCCTGTGTTAGTAATCACTTGTGTTGCTTCCATAATGTTTCTGTAAAACTTCAATCTGAAAATTTTAACCAAAGTTTAGAATACATGGTAAGCAATTTTGCACATATTATATGGCAACTCTCAACATATTTATTCAAATTAATCTTCTTAAGTGCTTGTTTGCTTTACCAGTATATTCTACCAATCAAGTTCAGTATCTCCCTTTTACTATGCATCATTTTACATTAACTAGCTAGCTGATAAAATCCACAAGCATTACTTCTAGGAATAGGTTGATCCATTCCTATGcgaaaggaaaaaattgttcaCAGTAGTGAAATAAAGgtaaacattttaaatactatttatgtatctatatataaaACTATGTTTACCAAAGTGTAGAGGAAAATGGCTCAGTTGGACAAGGTCACTAGGTGAACAGATTGAGGCacctaaataaaatttattttgaaataaagccTAAATTATTTACTGTGCAATGAAGTTTATACTTTGCACTTTAATTTTGCCCCAAATGCCAAAATATTATAAGTCAAGGTAGAATTTCTTGCCTCTTCCAGTTAAATTTGTCTTAAGAGCATTTGTAAATATATAAACTAAAATCAATGATGTGCCTGGTTTGGTGGGAGAAGTATCACTAAAATGGTAGAGATTTAGCAGCTCAAGTATCCCAGAGCAGATTTACTAGCCAAGTGTTGGCTACCCTGAGAATCAGGGTTTTAACAAAGTGCTGGTACAGCCTTAATAATTGCAATGCATCACATGCTCCAATGGCATCTAGAAAGTGCTGGGGACCATAAATGGCTATAATAGTGTTAATTGTGGCACTGGAGCAACACACGTGGTTTGACTCCAGAGGAAAATCACGTGCTTATGACAATGACAGATATCCCAGTTTCACTTTAAACAGTGTTTATAGTATGAATGTATAGGACTTTTCCTGAAGTTAACTGGCTTTAAGATATTTGTGTTTTAATGGTCCATTTCGTCAGGTAGGATCTCACTACCAATACTGTCTGATAACTAAAGTACCATACACATGAAATGTCAACTAGAAGAATAGAACTTGGTTTTTCTTATTAGTACTGTGAAAGAAGCCTTTAGAGAAAAACTTGTGGCTTTGATTTTATTGGTTGATAGCTGTGATTGTAGAGTTGTTATTTAAGAATAAAACCTGTTGGGTGTGTCTGGGTGGAGTTTTTTTTGCACTTGGTTTCACATGCTTTgcacaatttcttttttcagtggGTATGTCACGACTACCAAAGGGTAAAGCTGTGGCGTTTAAAAGTATAATTTCCTTGTGAGTGTGCTTTATTCAGCTGACTTGACATAAAGATGTcacttctctcttttttgtcCAAGTTGGGTAAT
Coding sequences:
- the HCFC2 gene encoding host cell factor 2 isoform X1, yielding MAAAAAGLSWRRVSSFTGPVPRSRHGHRAVAIRELLIIFGGGNEGIADELHVYNTVTNQWFLPAVRGDIPPGCAAHGFVCDGTRILVFGGMVEYGRYSNDLYELQASRWLWKKVKPQAPSNGSPPCPRLGHSFSLYGNKCYLFGGLANESEDSNNNIPRYLNDFYELELQHGSGVVGWSIPVTKGILPSPRESHTAIVYCRKDVGSPKMYIFGGMCGCRLNDLWELDIETMTWSRPETKGTVPLPRSLHTANVIGNKMYVFGGWVPQSTGGEISTPDGEWKCTGSFCYLNLDTTEWIGLISDCQEDKSNLLPGPRAGHCAVAVGTRLYIWSGRDGYRKAWNNQVCCKDLWYLDTERPQAPSQVQLIRATTNSFQLKWDEVPTVEGYLLQLHADPPVPPVAGIPGTGIPETSVLSSQGGCSLRQSPQSLPSVPYPEMKVDHPSQTNNLIPNNVQVALSSSSKVEGKEKIAAPENKVTQETMKNHADATGFRESNAPSHLPVCTSSAQTSANVGELHDLDKQSVNPDPSVSSTVSSTQTMVTQQAVKTESSSTNGAVVKDETSLTTFNSKSEAAETAYVMPSTRVNTGQTNDSQSSRAPQRAPVKTRDRRWYDVGIFKNNSAVVSQFYLLPEETMNINSKTEGADVPDYRLLKKQDLFPGTVYRFRVAAINGCGIGPFSKISEFKTCIPGFPGAPSTVKITKSVDCIHLSWEPPASPSGNILEYSAYLAIRSTQLQENPSQLVFMRIYCGLKTSCIVTAAQLSNAHVDYSSRPAIVFRISAKNERGYGPATQVRWLQGKVTVTHGI
- the HCFC2 gene encoding host cell factor 2 isoform X2 — encoded protein: MAAAAAGLSWRRVSSFTGPVPRSRHGHRAVAIRELLIIFGGGNEGIADELHVYNTVTNQWFLPAVRGDIPPGCAAHGFVCDGTRILVFGGMVEYGRYSNDLYELQASRWLWKKVKPQAPSNGSPPCPRLGHSFSLYGNKCYLFGGLANESEDSNNNIPRYLNDFYELELQHGSGVVGWSIPVTKGILPSPRESHTAIVYCRKDVGSPKMYIFGGMCGCRLNDLWELDIETMTWSRPETKGTVPLPRSLHTANVIGNKMYVFGGWVPQSTGGEISTPDGEWKCTGSFCYLNLDTTEWIGLISDCQEDKSNLLPGPRAGHCAVAVGTRLYIWSGRDGYRKAWNNQVCCKDLWYLDTERPQAPSQVQLIRATTNSFQLKWDEVPTVEGYLLQLHADPPVPPVAGIPGTGIPETSVLSSQGGCSLRQSPQSLPSVPYPEMKVDHPSQTNNLIPNNVQVALSSSSKVEGKEKIAAPENKVTQETMKNHADATGFRESNAPSHLPVCTSSAQTSANVGELHDLDKQSVNPDPSVSSTVSSTQTMVTQQAVKTESSSTNGAVVKDETSLTTFNSKSEAAETAYVMPSTRVNTGQTNDSQSSRAPQRAPVKTRDRRWYDVGIFKNNSAVVSQFYLLPEETMNINSKTEGADVPDYRLLKKQDLFPGTVYRFRVAAINGCGIGPFSKISEFKTCIPGFPGAPSTVKITKSVDCIHLSWEPPASPSGNILEYSAYLAIRSTQLQENPSQLVFMRIYCGLKTSCIVTAAQLSNAHVDYSSRPAIVFRISAKNERGYGPATQVRWLQDMKTSGSK